In Paraflavitalea devenefica, the following are encoded in one genomic region:
- a CDS encoding S9 family peptidase, producing MRKLILSGTACLLLLAVALSSTAQKNFTYDQLFKNAASNTTKPLPVIRGWVDDEHYIELQKDTAGKTVFLSVDVKTGKSQPYTGPVPAEPRQQTVPSIGVSDARNITTSPDGKWVAYTRKDNNLYAMDLASKEVVQITQDGSETILNGYASWVYYEEILGRGSRYKAFWWSPDSKRICYMRFDDAQVPVFPIYVLDGQDGYLENERYPKAGEKNPEVRVGIATVTTGATVWADFNPKDDQYFGTPFWTPEGQLWVQWMNRGQDNLKIYTIDFTKGAKKEVYDEKQKTWIDLDEAARIEFLAAGKGFILKSDKDDWENLYYHDATGKLINQVTTGNFWGTSITKVDEKAKLIYFRARKENSARFDFYKVGLDGKGLTRLSFGEYSHDQVNLSPNGKYFITTYSNLTTPTTMALADAKGKVIRTLGDSKGSDFDTYALPKSELVRVKSGDDVFDLPMIITYPVNFDPNKKYPVLISIYGGPNSGTVYDRWRGSGISQWWAQEGIIQVAFDNRSSGHFGKAGLNYIHRQLGKWEIEDYMTCGKWLRKQAWVDTTKVAMTGGSFGGYMTCMALTYGADVFTHGVANASVTDWHFYDTHYTERFMDTPQENPEGYKNTAPMAYAEKYKGLLRIVHGTSDDNVHMQNSLTLIDKMQNLGKHFEFMVYPGERHGIGANNMKKGQHNRNEAYAFWYQNLLGKPLPAVFTGTTTTPAPRGF from the coding sequence ATGAGAAAGCTAATTCTATCCGGCACAGCCTGCCTGCTGTTACTGGCTGTTGCCTTATCGTCAACGGCACAAAAGAATTTCACGTACGATCAGCTATTTAAAAATGCTGCGTCCAATACCACCAAACCGCTCCCCGTTATCCGCGGATGGGTGGATGATGAACACTATATCGAATTACAAAAAGATACAGCCGGTAAAACCGTCTTCCTTTCCGTAGATGTTAAAACGGGTAAGTCGCAACCCTACACCGGTCCCGTTCCTGCCGAACCACGGCAGCAAACGGTACCCTCCATTGGTGTGTCGGATGCCCGCAACATCACCACCTCCCCCGACGGGAAATGGGTGGCCTATACCCGGAAAGACAATAACCTCTACGCCATGGACCTGGCGTCCAAAGAGGTTGTACAAATCACCCAAGATGGCTCGGAAACCATCCTTAACGGTTATGCCTCCTGGGTATACTATGAAGAAATACTCGGGCGCGGCAGCCGCTATAAAGCATTCTGGTGGAGTCCCGACAGCAAACGCATTTGCTACATGCGCTTTGATGATGCGCAGGTGCCTGTATTTCCCATCTACGTATTGGATGGCCAGGATGGCTATCTCGAAAACGAACGTTATCCCAAAGCCGGTGAAAAGAACCCCGAAGTAAGAGTGGGCATTGCTACCGTAACCACCGGTGCTACTGTATGGGCCGACTTCAACCCGAAAGATGATCAATATTTCGGCACTCCCTTCTGGACACCGGAAGGTCAGCTATGGGTGCAATGGATGAACCGCGGGCAGGATAACCTGAAGATCTATACTATAGATTTTACCAAAGGGGCCAAAAAAGAAGTATATGATGAAAAGCAAAAAACATGGATCGACCTTGACGAAGCTGCCCGCATAGAATTCCTGGCTGCCGGCAAAGGCTTTATCCTCAAGAGTGATAAAGATGACTGGGAAAACCTGTATTACCATGATGCTACCGGTAAGCTCATCAACCAGGTTACTACCGGTAACTTCTGGGGTACTTCCATTACCAAAGTAGATGAGAAGGCAAAGCTCATTTACTTCCGTGCACGCAAAGAAAACTCTGCCCGCTTTGATTTCTATAAAGTAGGGCTCGATGGTAAGGGACTCACCCGCCTGAGCTTTGGTGAATACTCCCATGACCAGGTCAACCTTTCACCCAACGGTAAATATTTCATCACCACCTATTCCAATCTCACCACGCCTACCACCATGGCCCTGGCCGATGCCAAAGGCAAGGTGATCCGTACACTGGGCGATAGCAAGGGAAGCGATTTTGACACTTATGCCTTACCCAAATCGGAACTGGTGCGCGTAAAATCAGGAGATGATGTGTTTGATCTGCCCATGATCATTACTTACCCGGTGAACTTCGATCCCAATAAAAAATACCCGGTACTCATCAGCATCTATGGCGGGCCCAATTCCGGTACGGTATATGACCGCTGGCGTGGTTCCGGCATTTCCCAATGGTGGGCGCAGGAAGGTATTATACAGGTGGCTTTCGACAACCGCAGCAGCGGCCACTTTGGTAAAGCGGGACTGAACTATATCCACCGCCAGCTCGGCAAATGGGAAATAGAAGACTACATGACCTGTGGCAAATGGCTGCGCAAACAAGCCTGGGTAGACACTACGAAGGTAGCTATGACCGGCGGCAGCTTCGGCGGTTATATGACCTGTATGGCGCTCACGTATGGCGCCGATGTATTTACACACGGTGTAGCCAATGCGTCTGTTACCGACTGGCACTTCTATGATACGCACTATACAGAACGCTTCATGGATACCCCGCAGGAAAATCCGGAGGGTTATAAAAATACAGCTCCGATGGCCTATGCTGAAAAGTACAAGGGCCTGCTGCGTATCGTGCATGGTACCTCTGACGATAACGTACACATGCAAAACAGTCTTACCCTCATAGACAAAATGCAGAACCTGGGTAAGCATTTTGAGTTCATGGTGTACCCGGGTGAAAGACATGGCATCGGCGCCAATAACATGAAGAAGGGGCAGCATAACCGCAATGAGGCTTATGCTTTCTGGTACCAGAACCTGCTGGGCAAACCGCTGCCAGCCGTATTCACCGGTACTACCACTACTCCGGCACCAAGAGGATTCTGA
- a CDS encoding TraR/DksA family transcriptional regulator produces MATKKKAAKPAKKTIAPKKAAPAKKPAAKPAGKVSKPAPKPVVKAAKPTAKPNGSKAVPDKKPAANKHAVVVKPAAKVVKPEPKPLVKKTVPEPVKVEKKPEVPKEEVRKPDPVPPPPPPKKPVAPAKPVKVVIPEIKTKTVRKYEPEFTKSVLDQPENTQTGPTMRYSDAELAEFKELILKKLEQAKKELSYLQGLITRKDEMGGDETENRYMTMEDGSMSMEREQLAQMASRQINYIDHLEKAMMRIENKTYGICRVTGKLIDKARLKAVPHATLSIEAKQMMNK; encoded by the coding sequence ATGGCAACCAAGAAGAAAGCAGCTAAGCCAGCTAAAAAAACGATTGCACCTAAGAAGGCAGCGCCGGCTAAAAAGCCTGCTGCCAAACCTGCTGGTAAAGTTAGTAAGCCTGCTCCCAAGCCCGTAGTCAAAGCTGCGAAGCCGACGGCCAAACCCAATGGCAGTAAAGCTGTTCCGGACAAGAAGCCGGCTGCTAATAAACATGCTGTGGTTGTTAAACCTGCCGCTAAAGTTGTAAAACCCGAACCAAAACCATTGGTGAAAAAAACTGTTCCTGAACCCGTGAAAGTGGAAAAGAAACCCGAAGTACCGAAAGAGGAAGTAAGGAAACCTGACCCGGTCCCGCCCCCGCCGCCGCCCAAAAAGCCGGTAGCACCCGCCAAACCAGTGAAGGTGGTAATTCCTGAAATTAAAACGAAAACGGTTCGAAAGTATGAACCGGAGTTTACGAAATCCGTATTGGATCAACCAGAAAACACTCAAACAGGACCGACCATGCGTTACAGCGATGCCGAATTAGCAGAGTTCAAAGAACTGATCTTAAAAAAACTGGAACAGGCTAAGAAAGAACTTTCTTATCTGCAAGGTTTGATCACCCGCAAGGATGAAATGGGTGGAGATGAAACCGAAAACCGTTACATGACCATGGAAGATGGTAGCATGAGCATGGAACGGGAGCAGTTGGCCCAAATGGCCAGTCGCCAGATCAATTATATTGATCACCTGGAGAAAGCCATGATGCGCATCGAGAATAAAACATATGGTATTTGCCGTGTTACCGGAAAGCTGATTGACAAAGCCCGGTTAAAAGCAGTGCCACATGCTACCTTGAGCATCGAGGCGAAACAGATGATGAATAAATAA
- the ileS gene encoding isoleucine--tRNA ligase, whose protein sequence is MSSKYREFSHLNLPAMEQEILALWNEQQAFEKSMSVRDGATPFVFYEGPPSANGMPGIHHVISRTLKDLVCRYKTMQGFQVKRKGGWDTHGLPIELGVEKELGITKEDIGRKISVEEYNQKCREAVLRYKDKWDDITRKMGYWVDLNDPYITFDNKYVETLWWILSTLYKKGLLYESVSIQPYSPAAGTGLSSHELNQPGTYKIVKDTSAVVMFKAKQDAKTEFLFKVAGEGAEVFFMAWTTTPWTLPSNLGLTVGGNINYVLVKTFNPYTHLPINVVLAKDLLGKYFKPEGETADFSAYKEGDKLLPWKILAEFKGRDIEGAHYEQLLPFEANSPESISYSMPDPKPFQVLVGDFVTTEDGTGIVHTAPDFGADDYRVGTKYGIGYFTGINEYGKREKLVLVDKQGKFVEGLGEFSHRYVKDYKNEPNYVDVNVDICVKLKKENRAFKIEKYEHNYPHCWRTDKPVLYYPLDAWFIKTTALKDKMVELNKTINWKPKSTGEGRFGNWLENMVDWNLSRSRFWGTPLPVWRTEDGAEEVCIGSIGELNAAIKKANEVLGGEVNKNYLHEGILDLHKPYVDEIVLVSASGKPMKRVSDLIDVWFDSGAMPYAQWGLDYDKLAAGDPCPFKAPFDQNYPADFIAEGVDQTRGWFYTLHAISSLLYESVAYKTCVSNGLVLDKTGAKMSKRLGNVVDPFKTIEQFGADATRWYLITNASPWDNLKFDLDGIKEVQRKFFGTLYNTYQFFALYSNVDGFAFREAYVPLEQRPEIDRWVLSSLNTVIKKATEYMDDYEPTQAGRVVEEFVDEHLSNWYVRLCRRRFWKGEYELDKICAYQTLYECLETIAKLMAPISPFFSDMLFRNLNAVTGRHKEQSVHHALYPKANEAAIDSSLEERMQLAQDISSLVLSLRKKVNIKVRQPLQKILIPVLNPGMKDQVVRIEDLIKSEVNVKEIQYLTEDAGFIKKKIKPNYTALGKKLGGKMKAVAAALAGFSQEDIARLEKEGSISLFIDNEPLILQVNEVEIASEDIPGWMVANKDSLTVALDVTVTPELINEGNARELVNRIQKIRKDNGYELTDRIAVQVTNHQDLKQSIAQFNNYICAEILADTLELVPELPNGTEIEVNDISLKVFVIKKA, encoded by the coding sequence ATGTCATCCAAATACAGAGAGTTTTCGCATTTGAATTTACCTGCCATGGAGCAGGAAATACTGGCCTTGTGGAATGAGCAACAGGCTTTTGAAAAAAGTATGTCGGTACGGGATGGGGCAACCCCCTTCGTATTTTATGAGGGACCGCCCAGTGCCAATGGTATGCCCGGCATTCACCACGTTATCAGCCGTACCCTGAAGGACTTGGTATGCCGGTATAAAACGATGCAGGGCTTCCAGGTAAAACGGAAAGGAGGCTGGGATACCCACGGTCTGCCGATTGAGTTGGGCGTGGAAAAGGAACTGGGCATTACCAAAGAAGATATTGGCAGGAAGATCTCCGTGGAGGAGTACAATCAGAAATGCCGGGAAGCGGTATTGCGGTATAAGGACAAGTGGGATGATATTACCCGCAAGATGGGTTATTGGGTAGACCTGAATGATCCTTATATCACTTTCGATAATAAGTATGTGGAGACCCTGTGGTGGATACTGAGCACCTTGTATAAGAAAGGCCTGCTGTATGAAAGTGTGAGCATCCAGCCTTATTCACCTGCTGCCGGTACCGGTTTAAGCTCACATGAGCTGAACCAGCCGGGCACTTATAAGATCGTGAAGGATACTTCAGCGGTAGTGATGTTTAAAGCAAAGCAGGATGCGAAGACGGAATTCCTGTTTAAAGTTGCGGGCGAAGGAGCTGAGGTTTTCTTCATGGCGTGGACGACCACTCCCTGGACGCTGCCTTCCAACCTGGGCCTGACAGTTGGTGGTAATATTAATTATGTACTGGTAAAAACGTTTAATCCTTATACGCACCTGCCTATAAACGTGGTGCTGGCGAAAGACCTGTTGGGTAAGTATTTCAAACCCGAAGGTGAAACTGCCGACTTCAGCGCCTATAAGGAAGGCGATAAGTTATTACCCTGGAAGATACTGGCTGAATTTAAAGGCAGGGATATAGAAGGCGCGCACTATGAGCAGTTGCTGCCTTTTGAGGCCAATTCGCCGGAATCCATCAGTTACAGTATGCCCGATCCAAAGCCATTCCAGGTATTGGTGGGTGATTTTGTGACTACCGAAGATGGTACCGGTATCGTGCATACAGCTCCCGACTTCGGCGCCGATGATTACCGGGTAGGTACAAAGTATGGCATTGGATATTTCACAGGTATCAATGAATACGGAAAAAGAGAAAAGCTGGTGTTGGTCGACAAGCAAGGTAAGTTTGTTGAGGGCCTGGGCGAGTTTAGCCACCGCTATGTAAAGGATTATAAAAACGAACCGAATTACGTAGATGTGAATGTTGATATCTGCGTAAAGCTGAAGAAAGAGAACCGTGCTTTTAAGATAGAGAAGTACGAACACAATTACCCCCATTGCTGGCGTACCGATAAGCCGGTATTGTATTATCCGCTGGATGCCTGGTTTATCAAAACCACCGCCCTGAAGGATAAAATGGTGGAGCTGAATAAAACGATCAACTGGAAACCCAAATCCACCGGTGAGGGCCGCTTTGGCAACTGGCTGGAGAATATGGTGGACTGGAACCTGAGCCGTAGCCGTTTCTGGGGTACCCCCCTGCCGGTATGGAGAACGGAAGATGGAGCGGAGGAAGTATGTATAGGTTCGATCGGTGAACTGAATGCGGCTATTAAGAAAGCCAATGAAGTGCTGGGTGGCGAGGTGAATAAGAACTACCTGCATGAAGGTATCCTGGACCTGCACAAGCCTTATGTGGATGAGATTGTGCTGGTGAGCGCCTCCGGCAAACCCATGAAGCGCGTATCCGACCTGATTGACGTATGGTTCGACAGTGGCGCGATGCCTTATGCCCAGTGGGGACTGGATTATGACAAGCTGGCGGCGGGCGACCCGTGTCCGTTCAAAGCGCCTTTTGACCAGAACTACCCGGCTGATTTCATCGCCGAAGGGGTGGACCAAACCCGCGGCTGGTTCTATACCCTGCACGCTATTTCTTCTTTACTGTATGAAAGTGTGGCTTATAAGACCTGCGTGTCCAACGGCCTGGTGCTGGATAAGACTGGCGCCAAGATGAGTAAACGTCTGGGGAATGTGGTAGACCCGTTCAAGACGATCGAGCAATTTGGGGCCGATGCCACCCGCTGGTACCTGATCACGAATGCCTCTCCCTGGGATAACCTGAAGTTTGACCTGGATGGTATTAAAGAGGTGCAGCGCAAGTTCTTCGGTACCCTGTATAATACTTACCAGTTCTTTGCCCTGTATTCCAATGTGGACGGTTTTGCCTTCAGGGAGGCTTATGTGCCCCTGGAGCAGCGCCCGGAAATAGACCGCTGGGTCCTTTCCTCGCTCAATACGGTGATTAAGAAGGCCACGGAATATATGGATGATTATGAGCCTACCCAGGCTGGCCGGGTAGTGGAAGAGTTTGTGGATGAGCATCTTAGCAACTGGTATGTGCGCCTTTGCCGCCGCCGTTTCTGGAAAGGGGAGTATGAGCTGGATAAGATCTGCGCATACCAAACCCTGTATGAGTGCCTGGAAACCATTGCGAAACTGATGGCGCCCATTTCGCCCTTCTTCAGCGATATGCTGTTCAGGAACCTGAATGCGGTAACCGGCCGACATAAAGAACAATCGGTACACCATGCTTTGTACCCCAAGGCTAATGAGGCGGCCATTGATAGCTCCCTGGAGGAGCGGATGCAACTGGCGCAGGACATTTCGTCACTGGTATTATCACTCCGCAAAAAAGTGAATATCAAGGTGCGTCAACCCCTGCAAAAGATCCTGATACCGGTATTGAATCCGGGTATGAAGGACCAGGTTGTGCGGATAGAAGACCTGATCAAGAGCGAAGTAAACGTGAAGGAGATTCAGTATCTCACGGAAGATGCCGGGTTTATCAAAAAGAAGATCAAGCCCAATTATACAGCCCTGGGTAAGAAGCTGGGGGGTAAAATGAAGGCCGTAGCTGCCGCTTTGGCCGGTTTTTCACAGGAAGATATCGCCCGTTTAGAAAAAGAAGGGTCTATTTCATTGTTTATTGATAACGAACCCTTAATATTACAGGTTAATGAAGTGGAGATCGCCAGCGAGGATATTCCCGGCTGGATGGTAGCCAACAAAGACTCTCTGACCGTAGCACTCGACGTAACCGTAACCCCCGAGTTGATCAACGAAGGCAATGCCCGCGAATTGGTTAATCGTATCCAGAAAATTCGAAAGGATAATGGCTATGAATTGACTGACAGGATTGCAGTACAGGTCACCAATCACCAGGATCTGAAACAGTCAATAGCCCAATTTAATAACTATATTTGCGCCGAAATTTTGGCAGACACATTGGAATTGGTACCCGAATTGCCCAATGGCACTGAAATTGAGGTGAACGATATTTCACTAAAAGTGTTCGTTATAAAAAAAGCCTAA
- a CDS encoding T9SS type B sorting domain-containing protein, with product MRQLYLTCLWLVITLSSYLATRADTFVVTSSRPTGAGSLRDAIEKANANGTAVTDYILFNLPSGRGPVTILLNPNQPLPGLTSNIVIDGSSQRGDPFGVTEAKVGVAIQGFFTDDGLYYYIFQATNATNIQIYGLFLWAQVGDRSSGRPPSHLYAIDLRNCSEVIIGAPGKGNLISGWKRGVFAENFRGTACHHITVQSNFMGVHENGISTVLIAGSRPGDPGVPATNDYSLYFDRATDLFIGGEAPEEGNRSNALDDIFCIGHPNAALNDSIVIVNNKLGIDINGDMLAATSIMGIAIQSYTKLNSLTRADAGIIIRKNYMAGRSRNIGIALADVKSYFAIEQNLIGGEKRNAPFRGATLVVGISIAGCTMGIIGGTAPGNENFIRYCSQMAITPNGSSNITFRYNSTYCNNNKRGIYIDNWTTFNGARPQPFVTINGLDQATGTIRGTALPNATIDLYADDDCPNCEGKTHLGLVTIADAAGQWTYTHPTLTGKSIVATATDPLGATSEYSAPRLEDGNLLITPVSCNALGSVCGLKIISGSGWEWRDETGAVVGRDTCLNNVPAGTYTLWLPIGTGTCQEEFTFVIPDNTLNIDSSAGITITNARCNKNNGAVCGLTPIGAVSWAWENASGVTVSTNACLTNVPPGMYRFRVSDGSCSKVTRFYAVTNTSPDVDATNVQTTATTCNKANGTITGITLSGMDFSSIQWIDDSRNVVATTRDLVNVPAGRYKLIVLDNTAGCGDSTVYITVAATPAPTLVTTNAQINHATCGNANGSILNITTINTMGTVVALWKDATGAIVSNNLNLQNVKAGRYQLKIKDQSSCDTVASAIFEVLSNGEVRLDSSALTIHPTGCTRINGSITGMQIAGATTWQWRNVNTNQVVGNNADIINLPAGNYQLSAINSTYNCTVLSHIYTVGMASPLPVSVTQAVVKDATCNQSNGSINVGQLNNNAALFSFRWLQDSISQAGTGLSISNLNPANYFLITTDTNGCEQAIYKATIRMQPLPAMDESGAITQPDKCGFGTGSITGIQATSAAGTLQYQWYNSNNAPVGRQKDITGLTEGGYQLLITDINGCTLRSSVYTITQVVSTLPAPRYDNITIPRNTDATLTVKNPITGAGYALYNAATNTLLEQNQTGLFILKKVPEDAHYYIIYQAGPCTSEPGRVSVKVIDETKLDIPNTFTPNNDGINDEFRISVTGYFKLNGLKIFNRWGQLVFESKDLQLVWNGKKNGQNVPVATYYWVIEGIDLHGKFLRQSGSVTLIR from the coding sequence ATGAGACAACTATACCTGACCTGCCTTTGGCTAGTCATAACCTTATCCAGCTACCTCGCCACACGGGCCGATACCTTTGTGGTCACCAGCTCCCGGCCTACGGGCGCCGGCAGCCTGCGGGATGCCATTGAAAAGGCCAATGCCAATGGTACCGCTGTTACCGATTATATCCTCTTCAACCTGCCTTCAGGCCGCGGCCCCGTTACCATCCTGCTTAATCCCAATCAACCCCTTCCCGGGCTTACCTCCAATATTGTCATTGACGGAAGTTCACAACGGGGTGATCCTTTTGGCGTTACCGAAGCCAAAGTAGGGGTGGCCATACAAGGTTTTTTTACCGACGACGGCCTCTATTATTACATCTTCCAGGCCACCAATGCCACCAATATACAGATCTACGGTCTTTTCTTATGGGCGCAGGTAGGCGATCGCTCCAGCGGCAGGCCACCCAGTCATCTGTATGCCATCGATCTGCGCAATTGCAGTGAAGTGATCATTGGCGCTCCGGGTAAGGGCAACCTCATCAGTGGCTGGAAAAGAGGTGTATTTGCCGAAAACTTCCGGGGTACCGCCTGCCACCACATTACCGTGCAATCCAACTTCATGGGCGTGCATGAAAATGGCATTTCCACGGTACTGATTGCCGGCTCCCGCCCCGGGGATCCTGGTGTACCGGCCACCAATGACTATAGCCTGTATTTTGACCGCGCCACCGATCTCTTTATAGGAGGGGAGGCCCCGGAAGAAGGCAATCGTTCCAATGCACTCGACGATATTTTTTGCATTGGCCATCCCAATGCGGCACTCAATGACAGCATCGTCATCGTCAATAATAAACTGGGGATAGATATAAATGGTGATATGCTGGCAGCCACTTCCATCATGGGTATCGCCATACAGTCTTACACCAAATTGAACTCTCTCACCAGGGCCGATGCCGGCATCATCATCCGCAAAAATTACATGGCTGGCAGATCGCGCAACATTGGTATCGCTCTCGCGGATGTTAAAAGCTATTTTGCTATTGAACAAAACCTCATTGGTGGTGAAAAACGAAACGCTCCTTTCCGGGGTGCTACCCTCGTTGTTGGCATTTCTATAGCAGGCTGCACCATGGGCATCATTGGCGGTACCGCTCCTGGTAATGAAAACTTCATCCGTTATTGCAGCCAGATGGCCATTACACCCAATGGTTCGTCCAATATCACTTTCCGCTACAATAGCACGTATTGTAACAATAACAAAAGAGGCATATACATTGATAACTGGACCACGTTCAACGGTGCCCGTCCACAACCTTTTGTTACCATCAATGGCCTTGACCAGGCTACCGGCACCATTCGCGGAACAGCCCTGCCCAACGCTACCATTGATCTTTACGCCGATGATGATTGTCCCAACTGTGAAGGCAAAACACATCTCGGCCTCGTGACCATCGCCGATGCTGCCGGTCAATGGACCTATACCCATCCCACACTTACCGGTAAAAGTATTGTTGCTACAGCCACCGATCCCCTGGGCGCCACTTCTGAATATTCAGCGCCCCGGCTGGAAGATGGTAACCTGCTCATCACGCCCGTGAGCTGCAATGCCCTGGGATCTGTTTGCGGATTGAAGATCATCAGCGGCTCGGGCTGGGAATGGCGGGATGAAACCGGCGCCGTGGTGGGCCGTGATACCTGCCTCAACAATGTACCGGCCGGCACTTACACCCTGTGGCTGCCGATAGGAACAGGCACCTGCCAGGAAGAATTTACTTTTGTGATCCCGGATAACACACTCAACATTGACTCCAGCGCAGGCATTACCATCACCAATGCCCGTTGCAATAAAAACAATGGTGCTGTTTGCGGTCTCACGCCCATCGGCGCTGTAAGCTGGGCATGGGAAAATGCGTCGGGTGTTACAGTAAGCACCAATGCCTGTCTTACCAACGTACCACCCGGCATGTACCGGTTCAGGGTAAGCGATGGCTCCTGCAGCAAGGTCACCAGGTTCTATGCCGTCACCAATACCTCTCCGGACGTAGATGCCACCAATGTACAAACAACGGCTACCACCTGCAACAAAGCCAATGGCACTATTACCGGTATCACCTTGTCGGGGATGGATTTCTCTTCCATACAATGGATAGATGATAGCAGGAATGTAGTGGCCACCACCCGTGACCTGGTCAATGTGCCTGCCGGCCGTTATAAATTAATTGTGCTGGACAATACAGCAGGCTGCGGAGATTCCACGGTTTATATTACCGTAGCCGCCACACCGGCGCCAACATTGGTTACCACCAACGCACAGATCAATCATGCTACCTGTGGCAATGCCAATGGCAGCATCCTTAATATTACCACCATCAATACCATGGGAACGGTAGTGGCTTTATGGAAAGATGCAACAGGAGCAATAGTAAGTAATAACCTGAACCTGCAAAATGTAAAAGCAGGAAGGTATCAGCTCAAGATCAAAGACCAAAGTAGTTGCGATACCGTGGCATCTGCCATCTTTGAAGTACTGAGTAATGGTGAAGTAAGGCTTGATAGTTCGGCGCTCACCATTCATCCCACCGGTTGTACAAGGATCAATGGCAGCATTACCGGTATGCAAATAGCCGGCGCTACCACCTGGCAATGGCGCAATGTAAATACCAACCAGGTGGTAGGTAACAATGCAGACATCATTAATTTACCCGCGGGGAATTACCAGCTATCGGCCATTAACAGCACGTACAACTGCACAGTCCTTAGCCATATTTATACAGTGGGTATGGCCAGTCCTTTACCGGTTTCCGTAACACAGGCAGTGGTAAAAGATGCTACCTGTAATCAATCCAACGGCAGTATCAATGTGGGGCAGTTAAATAACAATGCGGCCTTATTCAGTTTCCGTTGGCTGCAGGATAGCATCAGCCAGGCAGGCACCGGCTTGTCAATTTCCAACCTGAACCCGGCCAACTATTTCCTTATCACTACCGACACCAACGGCTGTGAGCAAGCGATCTATAAAGCGACCATCCGTATGCAGCCGCTTCCGGCCATGGATGAAAGCGGAGCGATCACCCAGCCCGATAAATGTGGTTTTGGCACCGGCAGTATTACCGGCATACAAGCCACCAGCGCCGCAGGAACGCTTCAATATCAATGGTATAACAGCAATAATGCGCCGGTTGGCCGGCAAAAAGATATCACTGGTTTAACTGAAGGCGGTTACCAGTTACTTATAACAGATATTAATGGTTGCACATTAAGGAGTAGTGTATATACTATTACACAGGTTGTCAGTACCTTACCTGCACCGCGGTATGATAATATTACCATCCCCCGGAACACAGATGCCACCCTAACCGTAAAAAACCCCATAACCGGCGCTGGCTACGCATTGTATAATGCTGCTACCAATACACTCCTTGAACAGAACCAGACGGGCCTGTTCATCCTCAAAAAAGTTCCGGAAGACGCACATTATTATATTATATACCAGGCCGGACCCTGTACCAGCGAACCAGGGCGGGTGAGCGTGAAGGTCATAGATGAAACAAAATTGGACATACCCAATACCTTTACCCCTAATAATGATGGTATTAATGACGAATTCCGTATCAGTGTAACTGGGTATTTCAAATTAAACGGACTAAAGATCTTCAACCGTTGGGGACAGTTAGTATTTGAGAGCAAAGACCTCCAATTAGTGTGGAATGGGAAAAAAAATGGACAAAATGTACCAGTTGCTACCTATTATTGGGTAATTGAGGGCATTGACCTACATGGTAAGTTTTTGCGGCAGTCGGGCTCTGTTACATTGATTCGTTAA
- a CDS encoding CopD family protein, producing MYLYIKALHIIFIVTWFAGMFYMPRLFIYNAETADKPEAVRQALREQFGVMMKRLWYGITWPSAVLTLVLGSTVWYLLGVTPQWLVIKLIFVAGLYGYHISLHIIFRQQQRGIFKYSSQQLRIWNEVATIFLVAIVILVVVKQSLSFVWGIVGLLLFVIVLMSAIRIYKYLREKKKGNKA from the coding sequence ATGTACTTATACATCAAAGCGCTCCACATCATTTTTATTGTCACCTGGTTTGCGGGTATGTTTTATATGCCGCGGTTATTTATTTATAATGCCGAGACGGCTGACAAACCAGAAGCGGTACGGCAGGCTTTGAGAGAACAATTTGGCGTGATGATGAAAAGACTGTGGTATGGCATTACCTGGCCATCTGCTGTTTTGACATTGGTACTGGGTTCCACTGTCTGGTATTTATTGGGTGTCACGCCACAATGGCTGGTAATAAAGCTCATTTTCGTGGCAGGATTGTACGGATACCATATTTCCCTCCATATTATATTCCGGCAGCAGCAGCGGGGTATTTTTAAATACAGTTCGCAGCAACTCCGCATCTGGAATGAAGTAGCTACCATTTTCCTGGTAGCCATTGTGATACTGGTAGTGGTAAAACAAAGCCTCAGCTTTGTGTGGGGTATTGTTGGATTGCTCCTCTTTGTGATCGTACTGATGAGCGCCATCAGGATTTATAAGTACCTGCGGGAGAAGAAGAAAGGCAACAAGGCATAA